A single Brassica rapa cultivar Chiifu-401-42 chromosome A04, CAAS_Brap_v3.01, whole genome shotgun sequence DNA region contains:
- the LOC103865033 gene encoding CBL-interacting serine/threonine-protein kinase 11 — protein sequence MSEIEVVADNLGNNNNSNALFGKYELGKLLGCGAFAKVYHARDRRTGQSVAVKILNKKKLLANPTLVNNVKREISIMRRLSHPYIVRLHEVMATKGKIFFTMEFVKGGELFNKISKHGRLSEDLSRRYFQQLISAVGYCHAHGVYHRDLKPENLLVDENGNLKVTDFGLSALTDQIRPDGLLHTLCGTPAYVAPEILSKKGYEGAKVDVWSCGIILFVLAAGFLPFNDPNVMNMYRKIYRGEYRCPRWMSPDLKRFVSRLLDINPETRITIDEILKDPWFVKGDVKNIKFHHDQDFDKVKEKGEPVVKSLNAFDLISFSSGLDLSGLFAGGGSSIAETERFVSEKSPEKLAEEVEAFAEEEKLRVKKIEEFGFEMEGRNGKFVIGVYISRLNDLLVVVEARRRGGEGDCYKEMWSNKLRVQLERVCDQTPVAAVDLS from the coding sequence ATGTCGGAGATCGAGGTTGTCGCCGACAACCtcggcaacaacaacaacagcaacgcCTTGTTCGGGAAATACGAGCTCGGTAAGCTCCTCGGATGCGGCGCATTCGCCAAAGTCTACCACGCGCGTGACCGCCGCACGGGCCAAAGCGTCGCCGTCAAAATCCTCAACAAGAAGAAACTCCTCGCGAACCCGACCCTCGTCAACAACGTCAAGCGCGAGATCTCCATCATGAGGCGTCTGTCTCACCCTTACATCGTCAGGCTCCACGAGGTGATGGCGACTAAGGGAAAAATCTTCTTCACGATGGAGTTCGTCAAAGGAGGAGAGCTCTTCAACAAAATCTCAAAACACGGTCGTTTAAGCGAAGATCTATCCCGCCGTTATTTCCAGCAATTAATCTCAGCCGTCGGTTACTGCCACGCGCACGGGGTGTACCATCGCGATCTCAAACCGGAGAATCTCTTGGTCGACGAGAACGGGAATTTGAAGGTAACCGACTTCGGTTTAAGCGCGTTGACGGATCAGATCCGACCCGACGGGCTGTTGCATACCTTGTGCGGCACGCCTGCTTACGTGGCGCCAGAGATTCTCTCTAAAAAGGGGTACGAAGGCGCGAAGGTGGACGTGTGGTCATGTGGCATCATCTTGTTCGTCCTCGCAGCTGGTTTTTTACCGTTTAATGATCCGAACGTGATGAATATGTATAGGAAGATTTATAGAGGAGAGTATCGTTGCCCTAGGTGGATGTCTCCGGATCTGAAACGGTTTGTTTCTCGTCTTCTTGATATCAATCCGGAGACGAGGATCACCATTGATGAGATTCTGAAAGATCCTTGGTTCGTTAAAGGAGATGTTAAGAATATTAAGTTTCATCACGATCAAGATTTTGATAAGGTGAAGGAGAAAGGTGAACCGGTGGTGAAGAGTCTAAACGCGTTTGATTTGATTTCGTTTTCCTCGGGGTTGGATCTTTCCGGTTTGTTCGCCGGCGGGGGGAGTTCGATTGCCGAGACGGAGAGGTTTGTGTCGGAGAAGTCGCCGGAGAAGTTGGCGGAGGAGGTGGAGGCGTTCGCGGAGGAGGAGAAGCTGAGGGTGAAGAAGATTGAAGAGTTTGGGTTTGAAATGGAGGGGCGAAATGGTAAATTCGTAATCGGGGTGTATATTTCGCGGCTGAATGATTTGCTCGTGGTGGTGGAGGCGAGGAGGAGAGGTGGCGAGGGAGATTGTTACAAGGAGATGTGGAGTAACAAACTCAGGGTTCAACTTGAACGCGTTTGCGATCAAACGCCAGTCGCAGCTGTGGATTTATCATGA
- the LOC103865030 gene encoding LOB domain-containing protein 13 isoform X1: MSRDSREGFGDYYKIVKKVKKDPTFEKTMDHAVMGIRRHVAVPPGTTLNTVTPCAACKLLRRRCAEECPFSPYFSPHEPHKFAAVHKVFGASNVSKMLLEVGESQRGDAANSLVYEANLRLRDPIYGCMGAISALQHHIQSLQSELTAVRTDILRHKYREAATITSLQNNNNNFNNTTTTSVSDHAALAATILLPPPLPPPHPPRPPRLLSSQPAPPVSLPSPSMVVPSSSSSNSSAGNSMYNPPPSSAAGCSNSLSSDNNVHYFD; this comes from the exons atgtccAGAGACAG CAGGGAAGGATTTGGAGATTACTACAAGATCGTGAAGAAGGTAAAGAAAGATCCAACCTTCGAAAAGACTATGGATCATGCCGTGATGGGAATCAGGAGACACGTGGCGGTGCCTCCGGGGACAACGTTGAACACCGTGACTCCGTGCGCCGCTTGTAAGCTACTCCGTCGTCGTTGCGCGGAGGAGTGCCCTTTCTCGCCCTACTTCTCGCCTCACGAACCCCACAAGTTCGCCGCCGTTCATAAAGTCTTCGGTGCCAGTAACGTCTCCAAGATGCTTCTG GAAGTGGGTGAAAGTCAGAGAGGGGACGCCGCAAACAGTTTAGTCTACGAAGCAAACTTGAGACTGAGAGATCCTATCTACGGTTGCATGGGAGCAATCTCCGCTCTTCAACACCACATCCAATCTCTCCAGTCCGAACTCACGGCTGTCCGCACAGACATCCTTCGCCACAAATACCGAGAGGCCGCCACAATCACTTCCcttcaaaacaacaacaacaacttcaaCAATACTACAACCACATCAGTGTCCGATCATGCTGCTCTAGCTGCGACCATTTTGCTCCCACCACCACTGCCACCGCCTCATCCGCCACGACCACCAAGGTTGTTGTCGTCTCAGCCTGCTCCACCTGTTTCCTTGCCCTCTCCTTCGATGGTGGTACcgtcttcttcgtcttctaATTCATCTGCTGGCAATTCTATGTATAATCCTCCTCCGTCTTCGGCCGCTGGATGCAGTAATTCTCTGTCCAGTGACAACAATGTTCATTACTTCGATTAA
- the LOC103865028 gene encoding protein NUCLEAR FUSION DEFECTIVE 4 produces the protein MSPNVLRWFSLVALLWLQSINGTNLSFPAYSSQLKEFLSISQFKLNYLSFASDAGKVLGFISGIAAIHIPLPLVLLAGGSLGFAGYGLQYLCIVKKMFTLSFYQIWGLSFLAGNSICWINTACFIVAINSFPLNRQVAVGITASYQALSGKIYTDIVHTFFYSSQREAASGYLLLSSLVPLACCLVTAPMLMREAKAMSFSSRDVNVGFIFLFVVTIATGIYSVATSLLSVPAVLALVGIVLFLLAPLAIPSGVRFEELMSSTRSQQKVYNLEAPFEEDQKKEEEVDEKAIVGVREEVEWTKLWKRLDFWIYFGLYLFGPTVGIVFMNNLGQISESRGCAATSSLVALSSSFGFFGRLLPSLLDYFLSRNRYMPSSPVSMAVSLVAMVASFLLLLIDSDIALYVSTGMIGVFSGALTSLSVTMTAELFGTKHFGVNHNIVVGSIPIGSFAFGLFAAKVYRDGAALDGRFDGKCFGMYCFQTTLIFWGMLCSVATVLATVLYLRNRKFYSQKL, from the exons ATGTCTCCCAACGTTCTCAGGTGGTTTAGCCTCGTAGCTCTTCTCTGGCTTCAATCTATCAACGGCACCAACTTGAGTTTCCCTGCTTACTCTTCACAGCTCAAAGAGTTTCTCTCAATCTCTCAGTTTAAACTAAACTACCTCTCCTTCGCCTCCGACGCCGGAAAAGTCCTCGGTTTCATCTCCGGAATCGCTGCCATTCATATTCCTCTACCGCTCGTCCTTCTCGCCGGAGGTTCTTTAGGTTTCGCCGGCTACGGTCTCCAGTATCTATGCATCGTCAAAAAGATGTTCACGTTATCGTTTTATCAGATATGGGGGCTGAGTTTCTTGGCCGGAAACAGCATCTGCTGGATCAACACGGCTTGTTTTATCGTCGCCATCAACAGTTTTCCGTTGAACCGTCAAGTCGCCGTAGGGATCACGGCGAGTTATCAAGCTTTGAGTGGAAAAATCTACACCGACATAGTCCACACGTTCTTCTACTCGTCTCAACGCGAAGCTGCCTCTGGTTACCTTTTGCTCAGCTCTCTAGTTCCTTTGGCTTGTTGTCTCGTGACGGCTCCTATGTTGATGAGAGAAGCAAAAGCGATGTCGTTTTCATCTAGGGATGTTAACGTGGGctttatctttttgtttgttgtgaCTATAGCCACGGGGATATACTCCGTGGCTACGAGTCTTCTCTCGGTTCCAGCGGTTTTAGCACTCGTAGGcattgttttgtttcttcttgctCCTCTGGCTATTCCAAGTGGAGTTAGGTTTGAAGAGCTTATGTCCTCAACTAGAAGTCAACAAAAGGTATACAACTTGGAAGCTCCTTTTGAAGAAGATCAAAAGAAAGAGGAAGAAGTTGACGAGAAGGCAATAGTTGGAGTTAGAGAAGAGGTCGAGTGGACAAAACTATGGAAGAGACTCGACTTTTGGATATATTTTGGACTTTATTTGTTCGGTCCGACGGTGGGGATAGTGTTTATGAACAATCTTGGTCAAATCTCTGAGTCTCGTGGCTGCGCCGCGACCTCTTCCTTGGTCGCTCTCTCGTCCTCGTTCGGGTTTTTCGGCCGCTTGCTTCCTTCGTTACTCGACTACTTCCTCTCTAG GAACAGATACATGCCATCAAGCCCGGTTTCTATGGCGGTCTCACTTGTAGCAATGGTTGCTTCgtttctcctcctcctcatcgaCTCTGACATTGCTCTCTACGTCAGCACGGGGATGATCGGCGTCTTTTCCGGAGCATTGACTTCTCTCTCCGTCACAATGACTGCAGAGCTTTTTGGGACAAAACATTTTGGAGTTAACCATAACATTGTTGTCGGAAGCATTCCGATTGGTTCTTTTGCTTTTGGTTTATTTGCAGCTAAAGTTTACCGCGATGGAGCTGCCTTGGACGGACGTTTTGACGGAAAGTGTTTTGGGATGTATTGCTTTCAAACCACTTTGATCTTTTGGGGAATGCTATGTTCTGTCGCCACCGTTCTAGCCACCGTTTTATATCTACGCAACCGCAAGTTCTACTCGCAGAAGTTGTAG
- the LOC103865030 gene encoding LOB domain-containing protein 13 isoform X2 has protein sequence MSRDREGFGDYYKIVKKVKKDPTFEKTMDHAVMGIRRHVAVPPGTTLNTVTPCAACKLLRRRCAEECPFSPYFSPHEPHKFAAVHKVFGASNVSKMLLEVGESQRGDAANSLVYEANLRLRDPIYGCMGAISALQHHIQSLQSELTAVRTDILRHKYREAATITSLQNNNNNFNNTTTTSVSDHAALAATILLPPPLPPPHPPRPPRLLSSQPAPPVSLPSPSMVVPSSSSSNSSAGNSMYNPPPSSAAGCSNSLSSDNNVHYFD, from the exons atgtccAGAGACAG GGAAGGATTTGGAGATTACTACAAGATCGTGAAGAAGGTAAAGAAAGATCCAACCTTCGAAAAGACTATGGATCATGCCGTGATGGGAATCAGGAGACACGTGGCGGTGCCTCCGGGGACAACGTTGAACACCGTGACTCCGTGCGCCGCTTGTAAGCTACTCCGTCGTCGTTGCGCGGAGGAGTGCCCTTTCTCGCCCTACTTCTCGCCTCACGAACCCCACAAGTTCGCCGCCGTTCATAAAGTCTTCGGTGCCAGTAACGTCTCCAAGATGCTTCTG GAAGTGGGTGAAAGTCAGAGAGGGGACGCCGCAAACAGTTTAGTCTACGAAGCAAACTTGAGACTGAGAGATCCTATCTACGGTTGCATGGGAGCAATCTCCGCTCTTCAACACCACATCCAATCTCTCCAGTCCGAACTCACGGCTGTCCGCACAGACATCCTTCGCCACAAATACCGAGAGGCCGCCACAATCACTTCCcttcaaaacaacaacaacaacttcaaCAATACTACAACCACATCAGTGTCCGATCATGCTGCTCTAGCTGCGACCATTTTGCTCCCACCACCACTGCCACCGCCTCATCCGCCACGACCACCAAGGTTGTTGTCGTCTCAGCCTGCTCCACCTGTTTCCTTGCCCTCTCCTTCGATGGTGGTACcgtcttcttcgtcttctaATTCATCTGCTGGCAATTCTATGTATAATCCTCCTCCGTCTTCGGCCGCTGGATGCAGTAATTCTCTGTCCAGTGACAACAATGTTCATTACTTCGATTAA
- the LOC103865029 gene encoding GDSL esterase/lipase At2g30310 — translation MCMSKTIVLALFVATLRASCNAVTNARPQPPFPAILIFGDSTADTGNNNYHSQAVFKAKHLPYGVDLPGHEANGRFSNGKLISDVIASKLNIKEFVPPFLQPNISDQDIVTGVCFASAGAGYDDRTSLSSKAIPVSKQPSMFKDYIARLKGIVGDKKAMEIINNALVVISAGSNDFIWNFYDIPTRRLEYPDIYGYQEFVLKRLDGFVRELYSLGCRNIVVGGLPPMGCLPVQMTTKMRNVMRFCVEQENTDSVLYNQKLVKKLPEIEASLPGSKFLYANVYDPVMDMIQKPSKYGFKVTKKGCCGTGYLETGFMCNVISKTCSNHSDHLFWDSIHPSEAAYKYLGNFVDAQIRGWLKT, via the exons ATGTGCATGTCTAAAACCATAGTTCTAGCTCTCTTTGTTGCAACGCTCAGAGCGTCTTGCAACGCGGTCACAAACGCCAGACCACAGCCACCTTTCCCGGCAATTCTAATCTTTGGGGACTCAACCGCAGACACAGGCAACAACAACTACCATTCACAGGCTGTCTTCAAGGCTAAGCATCTCCCTTACGGCGTTGATCTCCCCGGTCATGAAGCTAACGGAAGGTTCTCTAATGGAAAGCTAATCTCTGATGTTATAGCCTCCAAACTTAACATCAAAGAGTTTGTTCCTCCGTTTCTACAACCTAACATCTCCGACCAAGACATTGTTACTGGAGTCTGTTTCGCATCTGCTGGTGCGGGTTATGATGATCGTACCTCGCTCTCGAGCAAGGCGATTCCAGTCTCAAAACAACCAAGCATGTTCAAGGATTACATTGCTCGTCTCAAAGGTATCGTAGGAGACAAGAAAGCGATGGAAATAATTAATAATGCTTTAGTGGTCATAAGCGCAGGATCTAACGATTTCATCTGGAACTTTTACGATATTCCCACTAGGCGTCTTGAGTATCCTGATATCTATGGTTACCAAGAGTTTGTTCTCAAGAGGCTTGACGGTTTTGTAAGG GAACTTTATAGTTTAGGTTGCCGGAATATAGTTGTCGGAGGGTTGCCGCCAATGGGATGTTTACCGGTCCAAATGACCACGAAAATGAGAAATGTTATGAGATTTTGTGTGGAACAAGAGAACACGGACTCAGTTTTGTACAATCAAAAACTTGTGAAGAAACTGCCTGAGATTGAAGCGTCTCTACCAGGAAGCAAGTTCCTTTACGCCAACGTATATGACCCTGTGATGGATATGATCCAAAAACCTAGCAAATATG GGTTCAAGGTGACGAAAAAAGGATGTTGTGGGACAGGGTACTTAGAAACGGGCTTCATGTGTAATGTCATTTCAAAGACATGTTCGAACCATTCGGATCACTTGTTTTGGGACTCAATTCATCCCTCGGAAGCTGCTTACAAATACCTAGGAAACTTTGTTGATGCTCAGATTCGAGGGTGGCTTAAGACTTAA
- the LOC103865032 gene encoding uncharacterized protein LOC103865032 translates to MREKRGRRENPKTLDPVGEDGAVTGKEGKGFFACYILTSLSPRHKGHTYIGFTVNPRRRIRQHNGEITSGAYRTKKKRPWEMVLCIYGFPTKVSALQFEWAWQHPRESLAVREAAAAFKSISGLASNIKLAYTMLSLPAWNSLNLTVNYFSSKYAHHGGLSPSLPPHMEVRVCPMDDLPCFTKEDNNSQQEDEDSPDSNEEEDDDDSGNQSQPGNPTSSYLLDRHCEKPKGPGTVLDDRLANFTGFGLLDESDEDEVSIDAMEKEPETVFNDRLANFTGFGLGKIAEDKVSHCSTMEKDCWRRSNFVTSTTEVEVIDLMTPSPTCRVGSSMKRPRVSEFIDLTRSPNFIEL, encoded by the exons atgagagagaaAAGGGGAAGAAGGGAAAATCCGAAAACCCTAGATCCCGTCGGCGAGGATGGTGCCGTCACCGGAAAAGAAGGAAAAGGGTTCTTCGCGTGCTACATACTGACCTCCCTCAGCCCTCGCCACAAGGGTCACACCTATATCGG GTTCACGGTGAACCCAAGGCGCAGGATAAGGCAGCACAATGGAGAGATCACAAGTGGTGCATATAGAACAAAGAAGAAACGTCCTTGGGAAATGGTCCTCTGTATCTATGGTTTCCCCACTAAAGTCTCTGCCCTTCAG TTTGAGTGGGCTTGGCAGCATCCAAGGGAATCACTTGCAGTGAGAGAAGCTGCTGCTGCTTTCAAATCCATCTCTGGACTTGCTAGCAATATCAAGCTTGCTTACACTATGCTATCTCTTCCTGCTTGGAACAG TTTAAACCTGACTGTCAACTATTTCTCATCAAAGTATGCTCACCATGGCGGTCTTTCTCCAAGTTTGCCTCCGCACATGGAGGTCCGTGTTTGTCCTATGGATGATCTTCCCTGTTTCACTAAAGAAGACAACAATTCTcaacaagaagatgaagatagtCCTGATAGTAAtgaagaagaggatgatgatgatagtgGCAACCAAAGCCAGCCTGGGAATCCAACTTCAAGCTACTTGCTTGACCGACATTGTGAGAAACCAAAAGGACCTGGAACTGTACTTGATGACAGATTAGCAAACTTCACTGGCTTTGGGTTATTAGATGAGAgtgatgaagatgaagtatCCATTGACGCTATGGAGAAAGAACCGGAGACTGTTTTTAATGACAGGCTAGCAAACTTCACTGGTTTTGGCTTAGGAAAGATAGCTGAAGATAAAGTATCACATTGTAGTACTATGGAGAAAGACTGTTGGAGAAGAAGCAACTTTGTCACATCGACCACTGAAGTTGAAGTGATAGATCTGATGACTCCATCACCGACATGCAGAGTTGGATCGTCTATGAAGAGGCCAAGAGTTTCTGAGTTTATAGATCTGACAAGGTCTCCTAATTTCATAGAGTTGTAA